From the Cydia pomonella isolate Wapato2018A chromosome 23, ilCydPomo1, whole genome shotgun sequence genome, one window contains:
- the LOC133530719 gene encoding potassium channel subfamily K member 3-like isoform X2, producing the protein MKKQNVRTLSLIVCTFTYLLVGAAVFDALESTTERNRFEVLQAIEGMIIRKYNITEEDFRVMETVVLKSEPHKAGQQWKFTGAFYYATTVLTTIGYGHSTPATVGGKLFTMFYAIVGIPLGLIMFQSIGERVNRLSSVIIKSLKHAMNCKATSASEVDLICVVTTLSSLTIAGGAAAFSKFEGWSYFDSVYYCFITLTTIGFGDMVALQKDNALNRKPSYVMFALIFILFGLAIVAACLNLLVLRFVTMNTEDEKRDQAQAEQAQQVAVRLEGDVITADGAVLRGVARGTRLPAAAQVNEYVHYVAGDTSMMPLYVDDEYPPSVCSCSCNCFGPNKSMVYRDPLSPLPPTGMKQITSKSSRGLGSLPRHIEKASAKNRSQSLRLNSASGYLYMNAKTNSFQLEPDDFREIVAKRREQLRRGMMMYEMSCNNNEQYLHPYRHSTSTRVETSPHSSSLYSMNMRSDNRSNDPLVDDYDSEKSSYARKKLLKNIARNTCKQENYFYDDAVLHFDDEYAFDGSILFAKRRKSVDRNWDFAMPKQDPDQISNESFGYYLPDDDDLEQYYANDTLTFNLPPHRASI; encoded by the exons ATGAAGAAGCAAAATGTTCGAACTCTATCGTTGATTGTGTGTACATTCACGTATTTGCTGGTTGGTGCGGCGGTTTTTGACGCTCTCGAGTCTACGACGGAGCGGAACAGATTTGAAGTTCTACAAG CAATCGAAGGCATGATAATCCGGAAGTACAATATAACGGAAGAGGACTTCCGCGTGATGGAAACGGTGGTGCTGAAGTCGGAGCCGCACAAGGCTGGCCAGCAGTGGAAGTTCACCGGCGCCTTCTATTACGCCACTACCGTGCTTACTACCATTG GCTACGGGCACTCGACGCCCGCAACGGTCGGCGGCAAGTTGTTCACGATGTTCTACGCAATCGTCGGCATCCCCCTCGGCCTCATCATGTTCCAGAGCATAGGTGAACGGGTCAACAGGCTTAGCAG TGTCATAATAAAATCCCTAAAACATGCGATGAACTGCAAAGCCACCAGCGCGTCTGAGGTGGACCTCATATGTGTGGTGACGACTTTATCATCGCTCACAATCGCTGGCGGAGCCGCGGCGTTCTCCAAGTTTGAGGGTTGGAGCTACTTCGACAGCGTTTACTATTGCTTCATCACGCTTACTACTATCG GTTTCGGTGACATGGTAGCCCTACAAAAGGACAACGCGCTCAACCGCAAGCCCTCTTACGTGATGTTCGCGCTCATCTTCATCTTATTCGGACTGGCCATAGTTGCTGCCTGTCTCAACTTGTTGGTGCTGCGGTTCGTCACCATGAACACGGAGGACGAGAAACGAGACCAGGCGCAGGCAGAACAG GCGCAGCAAGTGGCGGTGCGGCTGGAGGGCGACGTGATCACGGCGGACGGCGCCGTGCTGCGCGGCGTGGCGCGCGGCACGCGCCTGCCGGCCGCCGCGCAAG TCAACGAATATGTTCACTATGTTGCAGGCGACACGTCGATGATGCCGCTGTACGTGGACGACGAGTACCCGCCGAGCGTCTGCAGCTGCTCCTGCAACTGCTTTGGACCTAACAA aTCGATGGTGTACCGGGACCCGTTGTCGCCCTTGCCGCCGACCGGCATGAAGCAGATCACGAGCAAGAGCTCCCGCGGGCTCGGCAGCCTGCCGCGCCACATCGAGAAGGCCTCCGCCAAGAACCGCAGCCAGTCGCTGCGCCTCAACTCCGCCTCCGGCTACCTCTACATGAACGCCAAGACCAACAGCTTCCAACTGGAGCCCGACGACTTCAGGGAAATCGTCGCCAAGCGCAGGGAACAGCTCCGCAGAGGCATGATGATGTACGAGATGAGCTGCAACAACAACGAACAGTACCTCCATCCGTACAGACATAGCACTAGCACCAGAGTCGAAACCAGCCCGCACAGCTCCTCGCTGTACTCCATGAACATGAGATCTGACAACCGAAGCAATGATCCGCTCGTCGATGACTATGATTCTGAAAAATCTAGCTATGCCCGAAAGAAATTGCTTAAAAATATAGCGAGAAACACTTGCAAGCAGGAGAATTACTTCTACGATGATGCGGTGCTCCATTTCGACGATGAATACGCTTTCGATGGCTCCATACTGTTCGCTAAGCGGAGAAAATCTGTAGATAGAAACTGGGATTTTGCCATGCCGAAGCAAGATCCGGACCAAATATCCAACGAAAGCTTCGGGTACTATCTACCCGACGATGACGACTTAGAGCAGTACTACGCTAATGATACTCTGACGTTCAACCTGCCACCCCATCGTGCGAGCATTTAG
- the LOC133530719 gene encoding uncharacterized protein LOC133530719 isoform X1, whose translation MFYAIVGIPLGLIMFQSIGERVNRLSSVIIKSLKHAMNCKATSASEVDLICVVTTLSSLTIAGGAAAFSKFEGWSYFDSVYYCFITLTTIGFGDMVALQKDNALNRKPSYVMFALIFILFGLAIVAACLNLLVLRFVTMNTEDEKRDQAQAEQAQQVAVRLEGDVITADGAVLRGVARGTRLPAAAQGDTSMMPLYVDDEYPPSVCSCSCNCFGPNKSMVYRDPLSPLPPTGMKQITSKSSRGLGSLPRHIEKASAKNRSQSLRLNSASGYLYMNAKTNSFQLEPDDFREIVAKRREQLRRGMMMYEMSCNNNEQYLHPYRHSTSTRVETSPHSSSLYSMNMRSDNRSNDPLVDDYDSEKSSYARKKLLKNIARNTCKQENYFYDDAVLHFDDEYAFDGSILFAKRRKSVDRNWDFAMPKQDPDQISNESFGYYLPDDDDLEQYYANDTLTFNLPPHRASI comes from the exons ATGTTCTACGCAATCGTCGGCATCCCCCTCGGCCTCATCATGTTCCAGAGCATAGGTGAACGGGTCAACAGGCTTAGCAG TGTCATAATAAAATCCCTAAAACATGCGATGAACTGCAAAGCCACCAGCGCGTCTGAGGTGGACCTCATATGTGTGGTGACGACTTTATCATCGCTCACAATCGCTGGCGGAGCCGCGGCGTTCTCCAAGTTTGAGGGTTGGAGCTACTTCGACAGCGTTTACTATTGCTTCATCACGCTTACTACTATCG GTTTCGGTGACATGGTAGCCCTACAAAAGGACAACGCGCTCAACCGCAAGCCCTCTTACGTGATGTTCGCGCTCATCTTCATCTTATTCGGACTGGCCATAGTTGCTGCCTGTCTCAACTTGTTGGTGCTGCGGTTCGTCACCATGAACACGGAGGACGAGAAACGAGACCAGGCGCAGGCAGAACAG GCGCAGCAAGTGGCGGTGCGGCTGGAGGGCGACGTGATCACGGCGGACGGCGCCGTGCTGCGCGGCGTGGCGCGCGGCACGCGCCTGCCGGCCGCCGCGCAAG GCGACACGTCGATGATGCCGCTGTACGTGGACGACGAGTACCCGCCGAGCGTCTGCAGCTGCTCCTGCAACTGCTTTGGACCTAACAA aTCGATGGTGTACCGGGACCCGTTGTCGCCCTTGCCGCCGACCGGCATGAAGCAGATCACGAGCAAGAGCTCCCGCGGGCTCGGCAGCCTGCCGCGCCACATCGAGAAGGCCTCCGCCAAGAACCGCAGCCAGTCGCTGCGCCTCAACTCCGCCTCCGGCTACCTCTACATGAACGCCAAGACCAACAGCTTCCAACTGGAGCCCGACGACTTCAGGGAAATCGTCGCCAAGCGCAGGGAACAGCTCCGCAGAGGCATGATGATGTACGAGATGAGCTGCAACAACAACGAACAGTACCTCCATCCGTACAGACATAGCACTAGCACCAGAGTCGAAACCAGCCCGCACAGCTCCTCGCTGTACTCCATGAACATGAGATCTGACAACCGAAGCAATGATCCGCTCGTCGATGACTATGATTCTGAAAAATCTAGCTATGCCCGAAAGAAATTGCTTAAAAATATAGCGAGAAACACTTGCAAGCAGGAGAATTACTTCTACGATGATGCGGTGCTCCATTTCGACGATGAATACGCTTTCGATGGCTCCATACTGTTCGCTAAGCGGAGAAAATCTGTAGATAGAAACTGGGATTTTGCCATGCCGAAGCAAGATCCGGACCAAATATCCAACGAAAGCTTCGGGTACTATCTACCCGACGATGACGACTTAGAGCAGTACTACGCTAATGATACTCTGACGTTCAACCTGCCACCCCATCGTGCGAGCATTTAG